One Bos javanicus breed banteng chromosome 9, ARS-OSU_banteng_1.0, whole genome shotgun sequence DNA window includes the following coding sequences:
- the LOC133253743 gene encoding mapk-regulated corepressor-interacting protein 1-like, translated as MTSSPVFRVIYNGKRNSSPRSPPNSSEIFTPAQEENVRFIYEAWQGVERDLRSQMSGSERDRVEEYVEKVPNPSLKTFKPIDLSDLKRRNTQDAKKS; from the coding sequence ATGACCAGTTCCCCCGTCTTCAGAGTCATCTACAACGGCAAGAGGAACAGTAGCCCCCGCTCTCCCCCCAACAGCAGCGAGATCTTCACCCCGGCCCAGGAGGAGAATGTGCGCTTCATTTATGAAGCCTGGCAGGGTGTGGAGCGGGACCTGCGGAGCCAGATGTCGGGCAGCGAGCGGGACCGGGTGGAGGAGTACGTGGAGAAGGTCCCTAACCCTAGCCTGAAGACCTTCAAGCCCATCGACCTGAGCGACCTGAAGCGCCGGAACACGCAGGACGCCAAGAAGTCCTAA